From the genome of Bacillus sp. V2I10:
GAAAGTGCTGTGTAATGGCGAACAAGCTGAAGCTCTGATACTTCTGGGAGTTCTGCTGGTATGTTACGAATCAAATGCTTGGGAAGCTTATCTTGTAAATCAATTTTATCGACGTCACTTTCTGGAAGGCTTGAACCAATACGACCTGAACGACTGATTTCAAAAATTATATCGTTGTATTCAACCATGTACAACCGCCTCCAATACATTTACAAATTGGTCAATCTCTTCTTTTGTCCTCTGCTCTGTTACCGCAATGAGCATTTGATGTCTAAAGCCGTAATCACGGTCTAAATCAAATCCACCGATGATTCCTGCTTTTAGAAGCTTGTCATTGACTTCCTTAGCCGGAAGTGGGAGCTCAACAATAAATTCATTAAAGAATGGTGCTTGATTCATAATCTTATATCCTTTTTCCTTAAGACGATTTGCCATGTAATCAGCTTTATCAAAGTTCAGCTTTGCCATATGGCGTATTCCTTGCTTTCCGAGTGCCGTCATACAAATGGAGGAAGCTAGTGCATTTAACGCCTGGTTTGAACAAATATTGGAGGTGGCTTTATCACGGCGAATATGCTGCTCACGTGCTTGCAATGTTAGCACAAATCCCCTATTGCCTTGTTCATCTGTTGTTTGACCCACGATACGTCCGGGTATTTTACGCATAAACTTTTTATGAACCGAAAAATAACCACAGTGCGGACCTCCAAAGCTCATCGGTATCCCTAAAGGCTGCATATCACCTATCACAATGTCTGCTCCTAGATTACCAGGTGGCTGCAAAAGCGCTAATGCCAGTGGATTAGCACTAACGATCAACATAGCTCCATCTCTCTCGGCAACTTTCTTAATTTCTGTTAAATCCTCAATAGAACCAAAAAAA
Proteins encoded in this window:
- the gcvPA gene encoding aminomethyl-transferring glycine dehydrogenase subunit GcvPA; its protein translation is MTATYRYLPDTKQDQEEMLSFLGISSTDELFEDLPDEIRLEGDLNIANAIPEPLLLKKMHQLASQNKHANHYPIFLGAGTYDHYIPSVVNHMISRSEFYTAYTPYQPEISQGELQAIFEFQTMVCELTGMDVANSSMYDGFTSLAEAASLAIASTRRSKVLVSRAVHPESRAILETVADGQRYTVEEVNLAADCTDLQKLQEQIDKDTAAVIVQYPNFFGSIEDLTEIKKVAERDGAMLIVSANPLALALLQPPGNLGADIVIGDMQPLGIPMSFGGPHCGYFSVHKKFMRKIPGRIVGQTTDEQGNRGFVLTLQAREQHIRRDKATSNICSNQALNALASSICMTALGKQGIRHMAKLNFDKADYMANRLKEKGYKIMNQAPFFNEFIVELPLPAKEVNDKLLKAGIIGGFDLDRDYGFRHQMLIAVTEQRTKEEIDQFVNVLEAVVHG